The following are encoded in a window of Dehalococcoidia bacterium genomic DNA:
- a CDS encoding DNA-binding protein: MSIEPMYTKEQAAKILRISPKTLLNKLSSREITYIKGRPVQIPESAIKEYLRKRTKRARV; encoded by the coding sequence ATGTCTATCGAACCTATGTACACGAAGGAACAAGCGGCGAAGATTCTCAGGATAAGTCCGAAGACGCTCCTTAACAAGCTGAGCTCGAGGGAGATTACCTATATCAAGGGCAGGCCGGTACAGATTCCCGAGAGCGCAATCAAGGAGTACCTGAGGAAAAGAACTAAAAGGGCAAGGGTTTAA
- a CDS encoding XRE family transcriptional regulator has product MSTSEVVEKLKEYMAENNLSAKQLAGKLGWTPGDLGAILGGHKTIGKNRLLHISKTLGITFEIKKVFVAEGLPGEPVPPPLPGDIPVVAFVKGGDKGFFDEQGYPVGEGFRKTKRPYDLKDPNAYGVEVRGTSMAPKFEEKETLVVSPAAPVMNGDYVVARTTNEESMVKRIYFRDGLIVLESFNEPPLVYKKEEVLFYHKVVWVKQRG; this is encoded by the coding sequence GTGAGTACTTCTGAAGTAGTTGAAAAACTTAAAGAATACATGGCCGAAAATAATCTTTCTGCAAAGCAACTGGCGGGAAAATTAGGCTGGACACCCGGTGATTTAGGTGCGATTTTGGGCGGCCATAAGACGATTGGTAAGAATCGTTTACTTCATATTTCAAAAACTCTCGGCATCACTTTCGAGATTAAGAAAGTTTTCGTAGCTGAAGGACTCCCCGGCGAACCCGTCCCCCCGCCCCTGCCCGGCGACATTCCTGTCGTGGCCTTTGTGAAGGGCGGCGATAAGGGCTTTTTCGATGAGCAGGGTTATCCAGTAGGCGAGGGCTTCAGGAAGACAAAGCGCCCCTACGACCTGAAAGACCCGAACGCCTATGGTGTAGAAGTTCGCGGGACCAGCATGGCTCCGAAGTTCGAAGAAAAGGAAACACTCGTCGTTTCTCCCGCCGCGCCGGTCATGAATGGAGATTATGTAGTCGCAAGGACTACAAATGAAGAATCAATGGTAAAAAGGATTTACTTCAGGGACGGGCTGATCGTGCTTGAGAGCTTCAACGAACCGCCTCTTGTCTATAAGAAAGAAGAGGTCCTTTTCTATCACAAGGTAGTTTGGGTAAAGCAGAGGGGGTGA
- a CDS encoding site-specific integrase: MAYIYKRGKYFWVGWKEGGKSFQKSLKVSSRDAAKILLAEYQHREARSLHKSTLLMISKDLSEAVTEYIEVGNAGRSKETIRERKGALNRFKAYLEKDCDGETRPDEITQGAVERHYLKRVKESLAGANKDLKVLKSFLNFCIKKGYCRENPANEVERVEPVKKIFKDLSFDEVHILFLVARYLHPNLYPIIAGFYYLGLRKNELVFLEWSDVDLARNVISIRSKAENKIKDCEERNIPINSKLREILKGLPRTSRFVFPTPSGVPWKNNLYREFKKVAEDAKLDHINIQTMRETFGSHLLRRKVSIYLVSKYLGHSSVDVTTKHYAHIPIEETHEEIDLL; encoded by the coding sequence GGTAGGCTGGAAGGAGGGCGGCAAGAGCTTTCAGAAGTCGCTGAAGGTCTCTTCGCGTGATGCCGCAAAAATCCTTCTTGCCGAGTATCAGCACAGGGAGGCGCGGAGCCTTCACAAGTCTACCCTCCTGATGATAAGCAAAGACCTGTCCGAAGCCGTGACCGAATACATCGAGGTCGGCAATGCTGGCAGGTCCAAGGAGACCATACGCGAGAGAAAAGGCGCTCTCAATCGCTTCAAGGCCTACCTCGAGAAAGACTGCGATGGCGAGACCCGGCCCGACGAAATCACCCAGGGAGCGGTCGAGAGGCACTACCTCAAGCGCGTAAAGGAATCACTCGCTGGAGCCAATAAAGACCTGAAGGTCCTGAAGTCCTTCCTGAACTTCTGCATCAAGAAAGGTTACTGCCGCGAAAACCCCGCAAACGAGGTCGAGCGCGTCGAGCCGGTAAAGAAGATTTTCAAGGACCTGTCTTTTGATGAGGTCCACATTTTATTTCTGGTGGCAAGATACCTGCATCCAAACCTGTACCCCATAATAGCCGGATTCTATTACCTGGGCCTCCGCAAGAACGAGCTCGTCTTCCTCGAGTGGAGCGACGTCGACCTTGCCCGGAACGTCATCAGCATACGCTCGAAAGCTGAGAACAAGATAAAGGACTGCGAGGAGCGGAACATCCCCATAAACAGCAAGCTCAGGGAGATTTTAAAAGGCCTGCCGCGAACCAGCCGGTTCGTCTTCCCCACGCCTTCCGGTGTGCCCTGGAAGAACAACCTTTACCGCGAGTTCAAGAAGGTGGCTGAGGACGCCAAGCTGGACCACATCAACATCCAGACCATGCGCGAGACCTTCGGCAGCCATCTTCTGCGCCGGAAGGTTTCCATTTACTTGGTCAGCAAGTACCTGGGGCATTCAAGCGTGGACGTGACCACGAAGCATTACGCGCACATCCCCATAGAAGAGACGCATGAGGAGATTGATTTGCTGTGA